In a genomic window of Methylovirgula sp. 4M-Z18:
- a CDS encoding MFS transporter — protein MAVSAGAVMRPMTGEERKVILASSLGTVFEWYDFYLAGSLAANINATFFSGVNPTSGFIFTLLSFAAGFAVRPFGALFFGRLGDLIGRKYTFLITMLIMGLSTFIVGLLPGYAAIGLSAPVAFISCRLLQGLALGGEYGGAATYVAEHAPADRRGYYTSWIQTTATFGLFLSLIVILSLRLNMSAEEFAGKPGEYWGGWRVPFLVSAILLGVSVWIRLQLNESPAFLKMKQEGTGSKAPLTEAFGRWSNAKVALIALLGGTAGQAVVWYAGQFYALFFLTQTLKVDGTTANIMIALSLLVGTPFFVFFGGLSDRIGRKIIVLGGCVLAALTYFTIFGQIATLSNPKLMAAPDLVKVTITADPATCGNVFDPVNVRVFTAPCDIARRTLATASIKYDLAAGAAGSDTKVTVNDKDVPVDKDFAKAVVAAAQDAGYPKANDPDIVKLNSLFDIFTNGRALAVTGLLFILVIYVTMVYGPIAALLVELFPTRIRYSGMSLPYHIGNGWFGGFLPPVAFAIVAATGNIFAGLWYPVIVAAATFVIGLIFLPETKDRDIYAQD, from the coding sequence ATGGCTGTTAGCGCTGGTGCAGTGATGCGACCGATGACCGGTGAAGAGCGGAAGGTGATTTTGGCCTCCTCGCTCGGAACGGTGTTTGAATGGTATGATTTCTACCTCGCCGGATCATTGGCCGCGAATATCAACGCCACTTTTTTCTCGGGCGTAAACCCGACATCAGGTTTCATCTTCACCCTCTTGAGCTTTGCGGCGGGCTTTGCCGTGCGTCCCTTCGGCGCGCTGTTCTTTGGCCGCTTGGGTGATTTGATCGGCCGTAAATATACATTTCTCATCACCATGCTGATCATGGGCCTTTCCACGTTCATCGTCGGTCTGTTGCCCGGTTATGCGGCAATCGGCTTATCGGCCCCCGTCGCCTTCATCAGCTGCCGCTTGTTGCAAGGTTTGGCGCTGGGTGGGGAATACGGCGGTGCGGCCACTTACGTCGCGGAACATGCTCCAGCAGACCGGCGCGGCTATTATACGTCCTGGATTCAAACCACTGCGACGTTCGGATTGTTCCTGTCCTTAATCGTCATCCTGTCGCTGCGGCTCAACATGAGCGCAGAGGAATTTGCCGGCAAACCCGGCGAATACTGGGGTGGCTGGCGTGTTCCTTTCCTGGTCTCGGCCATTTTGCTCGGAGTGTCCGTCTGGATTCGCCTGCAATTGAATGAGTCGCCTGCTTTCCTGAAAATGAAGCAAGAGGGCACAGGCTCCAAAGCCCCGCTCACCGAGGCTTTTGGCCGCTGGAGCAACGCCAAGGTCGCGCTCATCGCCTTGCTCGGCGGCACCGCGGGACAGGCGGTTGTTTGGTATGCTGGACAATTCTACGCCCTGTTTTTCCTGACCCAAACGCTCAAAGTCGACGGCACAACCGCAAACATCATGATCGCTTTGTCGTTGCTGGTGGGCACGCCGTTCTTCGTGTTTTTCGGCGGCCTATCGGATCGCATCGGCCGCAAGATCATCGTTCTAGGTGGCTGCGTTCTCGCCGCCTTGACCTATTTCACCATCTTCGGGCAGATCGCCACTTTGTCCAATCCAAAACTCATGGCAGCGCCCGATCTGGTGAAAGTGACCATCACCGCCGATCCGGCCACCTGTGGCAATGTGTTCGATCCGGTCAATGTGCGGGTTTTCACTGCGCCTTGTGACATCGCTCGCCGCACGCTCGCGACCGCCTCGATCAAATATGATCTGGCCGCTGGTGCAGCGGGTTCGGACACCAAAGTCACGGTGAATGATAAGGATGTGCCTGTGGACAAGGACTTCGCCAAGGCCGTGGTGGCTGCGGCGCAGGATGCGGGCTATCCCAAGGCCAACGATCCCGATATCGTGAAACTCAACAGCCTGTTTGACATTTTCACCAATGGCCGCGCCCTCGCCGTCACCGGGCTGCTGTTTATCCTGGTGATTTACGTCACCATGGTCTACGGCCCCATCGCCGCCTTGCTGGTGGAACTGTTCCCGACCCGCATTCGTTATTCCGGCATGTCTTTGCCCTATCATATCGGCAATGGCTGGTTTGGCGGCTTTCTGCCTCCTGTGGCTTTTGCGATTGTGGCTGCGACGGGTAATATTTTTGCCGGTCTTTGGTATCCAGTGATCGTGGCGGCGGCGACCTTTGTGATCGGCTTGATTTTCTTACCCGAAACCAAGGATCGCGACATCTAC
- a CDS encoding DUF72 domain-containing protein translates to MAQQGRIYVGIGGWTYEPWRGAFYPAKWPIKRELEYAAGKLTSIEVNGTYYGAQKPETFAKWAAETPDDFVFSLKAPRFATNRRVLAEAGATIERFFASGLNELGPKLGPINWQFMATKKFDPLDFEDFLKLLPEKLGKRPLRHVVEVRHESFCNSDFIALVRKYSVGVVIAADSEYPQIGDISAPFVYARIMGTKEGEKHGYPAKALDQWAERAKAWAAGSAPKDIKTFAAAAKPAPRDVYLYVISGHKVLNPAAAQGLIERVK, encoded by the coding sequence ATGGCGCAGCAAGGCAGGATCTACGTCGGAATCGGCGGCTGGACCTACGAGCCCTGGCGGGGCGCGTTCTATCCGGCGAAATGGCCGATCAAGCGCGAACTCGAATATGCGGCCGGCAAGCTGACCTCGATCGAGGTGAACGGCACGTATTATGGCGCGCAGAAACCCGAAACCTTTGCCAAATGGGCGGCCGAGACGCCCGACGATTTCGTATTTTCGCTCAAGGCGCCGCGTTTTGCCACCAATCGGCGCGTGCTTGCCGAAGCGGGGGCGACAATCGAGCGCTTCTTTGCCAGCGGCCTCAATGAGCTTGGGCCCAAGCTCGGGCCGATCAATTGGCAATTCATGGCGACGAAGAAGTTCGATCCGTTGGATTTCGAGGATTTTCTCAAGCTGCTCCCTGAAAAGCTCGGCAAGCGGCCTTTGCGCCACGTGGTCGAGGTGCGGCACGAAAGCTTCTGCAACAGCGATTTCATTGCTCTTGTCCGCAAATATAGCGTCGGTGTCGTGATCGCGGCAGATTCCGAATATCCGCAGATCGGCGATATCAGCGCGCCTTTCGTCTATGCGCGCATCATGGGTACGAAAGAGGGGGAAAAGCACGGCTATCCTGCGAAAGCCCTCGATCAATGGGCAGAGCGGGCGAAAGCTTGGGCAGCCGGATCGGCGCCGAAGGACATCAAGACCTTTGCCGCCGCTGCAAAGCCGGCGCCGCGCGACGTCTATCTTTACGTTATCAGCGGCCACAAGGTGCTGAATCCCGCTGCGGCGCAAGGCTTGATCGAACGTGTGAAATAG
- a CDS encoding TrmH family RNA methyltransferase: MAKRPPHHRERTNTSGGAPRRPDSGRNVSRPGQKVGGKDGRGPKLRPTAGPDIALLWGYHPVREALRSERRKLVTLWATAAAAERLAPEIAARHLQPRIVSAEELAARVPTDAVHQGLLLEARHLEPIDISEVPEKGLVLVLDQVTDPHNVGAIIRTAAAFNVDALVTTERHSPELAGVLAKSASGGLEHVAICAVTNLARALTELQDQGYQVVGLDSEGPAPLEQTVLSRPLALVLGAEGKGLRHLTRERCDVLARLDVPGKIKSLNVSNACAVALTLTLARLGEM, translated from the coding sequence TTGGCCAAGCGACCACCCCATCACCGCGAGAGGACCAATACGTCCGGTGGCGCGCCGCGGCGGCCTGACTCAGGGCGCAATGTCTCGCGCCCTGGGCAGAAAGTCGGCGGCAAGGACGGGCGCGGGCCCAAGCTACGGCCCACCGCCGGCCCGGACATCGCCCTGCTCTGGGGCTACCACCCGGTCCGCGAAGCCCTGCGCTCCGAACGGCGAAAGCTCGTCACGCTCTGGGCGACGGCCGCCGCGGCCGAGCGGCTTGCGCCGGAAATCGCGGCGCGCCACTTGCAGCCGCGCATTGTCAGCGCCGAGGAACTCGCCGCCCGCGTGCCCACCGATGCGGTTCACCAAGGATTGTTGCTGGAAGCACGCCATCTCGAGCCCATCGACATTTCGGAGGTGCCCGAAAAAGGCCTCGTGCTGGTACTGGACCAGGTGACCGACCCGCACAATGTCGGCGCGATCATCCGCACGGCCGCCGCCTTCAATGTCGATGCGCTCGTCACCACCGAGCGCCATTCGCCCGAACTCGCCGGCGTTTTGGCCAAGAGCGCCTCGGGCGGCCTCGAACATGTGGCGATCTGCGCCGTCACCAACCTCGCCCGTGCCCTGACCGAACTGCAGGATCAGGGCTATCAGGTGGTGGGACTTGATTCGGAGGGGCCAGCGCCGCTCGAACAGACCGTCCTGTCCCGGCCGCTGGCCCTGGTGCTTGGCGCGGAAGGCAAAGGCTTGCGCCATTTGACCCGCGAGCGCTGCGACGTGCTGGCACGGCTCGACGTGCCCGGCAAGATCAAGAGCCTGAACGTCTCCAACGCCTGCGCGGTCGCGCTCACCCTCACCTTGGCGCGGCTTGGCGAAATGTGA
- a CDS encoding HoxN/HupN/NixA family nickel/cobalt transporter has translation MIANPFDDRPERFRSKAILTYTFLIAANIAAWAWAWVAFSDHPALLGTALLAYTFGLRHAFDADHIAAIDNVVRKLMQEGKAPYSVGFFFSLGHSTIVVLASVAIAATAAALQGKFEQFHDIVGIIGTAVSALFLLAIGIANLFILKGIWQAFSRARRGEKIVEEDLDALLAGQGFMVRIFRPIFSVVSRSWHMYPVGFLFGLGFDTATEIGLLGISAAQAAVGMSFWTILVFPALFTAGMSLMDTTDSILMTRAYGWAFVNPMRKLWYNMTITAASVIVAVFVGGIEALGLVSEKLGLQGGLWDIIGSLNDSLTSFGYAVVGIFVASWLVSAAIYKMKGYDNISATAAQ, from the coding sequence ATGATCGCCAACCCTTTTGACGATAGGCCCGAACGATTTCGCTCGAAGGCGATCCTGACCTACACGTTTCTCATCGCGGCCAATATCGCGGCCTGGGCCTGGGCCTGGGTTGCGTTCTCCGACCACCCCGCCCTGCTCGGCACGGCGCTGCTCGCCTACACGTTCGGACTGAGGCACGCGTTCGACGCCGATCACATCGCGGCGATCGACAATGTCGTCCGCAAGCTGATGCAAGAGGGAAAGGCGCCCTATTCGGTCGGCTTCTTCTTTTCGCTCGGCCATTCCACGATCGTCGTGTTGGCCTCCGTCGCCATCGCCGCCACAGCTGCGGCACTTCAGGGCAAGTTTGAACAATTCCACGACATCGTTGGCATAATCGGGACCGCGGTCTCGGCGCTGTTCCTGCTCGCTATCGGCATCGCCAACCTGTTCATCCTGAAAGGCATCTGGCAGGCCTTTTCGCGCGCGCGGCGCGGCGAAAAAATCGTCGAGGAAGACCTCGACGCCCTTCTTGCCGGGCAAGGCTTTATGGTCCGGATCTTCCGGCCGATCTTCAGCGTTGTGTCACGCTCCTGGCACATGTACCCGGTCGGCTTCCTGTTCGGGCTTGGGTTTGACACGGCGACCGAGATCGGGCTGCTCGGCATTTCCGCGGCCCAAGCGGCCGTCGGCATGTCGTTCTGGACCATTCTCGTCTTTCCAGCCCTATTTACCGCCGGCATGTCCTTGATGGACACGACCGACAGCATATTGATGACGCGGGCCTATGGCTGGGCGTTCGTCAACCCGATGCGAAAGCTCTGGTACAATATGACGATTACCGCCGCGTCGGTCATTGTCGCTGTCTTTGTCGGCGGCATCGAGGCGCTCGGCCTCGTCAGCGAGAAATTGGGATTGCAAGGAGGCCTGTGGGACATCATCGGCAGTCTCAATGACAGCCTCACCAGCTTTGGTTATGCCGTTGTCGGTATCTTCGTCGCAAGCTGGCTCGTTTCGGCAGCGATCTACAAGATGAAGGGCTACGACAATATCTCCGCAACAGCCGCGCAATGA
- a CDS encoding methyltransferase, translating to MKATTPDHIMRLGMGFWASKTLLSAVELGLFTELAGSAADLQTLQARLKLHPRSARDFLDALVALKLLEREQGFYRNTAETDLFLDKAKPSYIGGLLEMANARLYGFWGSLTEALRTGELQNEGKDNEDFFAAIYATPEGLKTFLNAMSGVSAGAAKAIAEKFDWSKYRTFADVGVAQGMVPVTVARAHPHLQAIGFDLPAVKPIFEEFVAQNGLSERVRFQSGSFFDGPMPNADVIVMGHILHDWNLEQKKMLLSKAFAALPKGGAVIVYDAIIDDERRENAFGLLMSLNMLIETQGGFDYTGADCRTWMHEAGFVSTCVEPLVGPDSMVIGLKPE from the coding sequence ATGAAGGCCACGACACCAGATCATATCATGCGCCTTGGCATGGGCTTCTGGGCCTCAAAAACATTGCTCAGCGCCGTCGAACTCGGTCTCTTTACCGAACTCGCAGGATCGGCCGCCGATCTGCAGACATTGCAGGCCAGACTGAAGCTGCACCCGCGCTCGGCGCGCGACTTCCTCGACGCCCTGGTCGCGCTGAAGCTGCTTGAACGCGAGCAAGGCTTCTATCGCAACACGGCCGAAACCGACCTGTTCCTCGACAAGGCCAAACCGTCCTACATCGGTGGCCTTCTCGAAATGGCGAATGCCCGGCTGTATGGATTCTGGGGCTCGCTCACCGAAGCCTTGCGAACGGGAGAGCTTCAGAACGAAGGCAAAGACAACGAGGACTTTTTTGCCGCGATCTACGCGACGCCGGAAGGCTTGAAAACGTTCCTCAACGCCATGAGCGGCGTTAGTGCGGGCGCCGCCAAAGCGATTGCGGAGAAATTCGATTGGTCGAAGTACCGGACATTCGCCGACGTCGGTGTGGCGCAGGGTATGGTGCCGGTGACGGTGGCGCGCGCTCACCCCCATCTGCAAGCGATCGGTTTCGATTTGCCGGCCGTGAAGCCGATATTCGAAGAATTCGTCGCACAGAATGGGCTCTCAGAGCGCGTGCGTTTTCAAAGCGGCAGTTTTTTCGACGGCCCGATGCCGAACGCCGACGTGATCGTGATGGGACACATCCTGCACGACTGGAATCTCGAACAAAAGAAGATGTTGCTGTCAAAAGCTTTTGCCGCGCTGCCCAAAGGCGGGGCTGTGATCGTTTACGATGCCATCATCGATGACGAGCGCCGCGAGAACGCCTTCGGCCTTCTGATGAGCCTGAACATGCTGATCGAAACACAGGGCGGATTTGATTACACCGGCGCCGATTGCCGGACATGGATGCATGAGGCGGGCTTTGTATCCACATGCGTCGAGCCCCTCGTCGGGCCGGATTCGATGGTGATCGGGTTGAAGCCTGAGTGA
- a CDS encoding WG repeat-containing protein encodes MALIVHPSSSTFVHYMFLFQICQIFHRSAPGQPHVKIQRGLGWRSRWNEVENRAEAKVNPQFPDLVHLPSACVLESSMHPRAIALPQCLLSGPEAEAIWYDGAGNRKSRAVWGAHMKRVAFLGIAVAAWFAFLPQQMSIAQTCRIAQPDMDHLREYPDCASRGGDRRWHLKPELLKLLHLSGAHLGTLLFDDHWAYVRRDGVLQAVHVWDNGPDEFADGLARAAVDGKYGYVDRRLDFVIPPLYDGAYPFHRGVARVCTGCHPSQQNEEHHGYEGGQWLCLDRQGATVADTQCAANQ; translated from the coding sequence TTGGCGCTGATCGTGCATCCATCCTCTAGCACGTTTGTTCATTATATGTTCTTGTTCCAAATTTGTCAAATTTTTCACCGCTCGGCTCCCGGGCAACCGCATGTGAAAATCCAGCGCGGGCTCGGGTGGCGAAGCCGTTGGAACGAGGTCGAGAACAGAGCAGAAGCGAAAGTGAACCCCCAATTTCCCGATCTTGTCCATTTGCCTTCCGCTTGTGTGCTGGAGTCGTCAATGCATCCACGTGCGATTGCTCTACCGCAGTGCCTATTGTCGGGTCCAGAAGCCGAGGCAATCTGGTACGATGGCGCTGGAAACCGGAAGTCGCGCGCCGTTTGGGGAGCACACATGAAGCGTGTTGCGTTTCTAGGCATTGCAGTGGCCGCGTGGTTCGCGTTTTTGCCGCAGCAGATGAGTATTGCGCAGACGTGCCGGATCGCCCAACCGGACATGGATCATTTGCGCGAATATCCTGACTGCGCATCGCGCGGGGGCGATCGCCGCTGGCATCTGAAACCGGAACTCTTGAAGCTCCTGCACCTGTCCGGCGCGCATTTGGGGACGCTCCTTTTCGACGATCATTGGGCCTATGTACGCCGCGATGGCGTGTTGCAAGCGGTGCATGTGTGGGACAATGGTCCGGATGAATTCGCGGACGGATTGGCGCGTGCCGCCGTCGACGGCAAGTATGGTTATGTTGACCGGCGATTGGATTTCGTGATTCCGCCCCTCTATGACGGTGCCTATCCGTTTCATCGTGGCGTCGCGCGGGTCTGCACGGGATGCCATCCGTCGCAACAAAACGAGGAGCATCATGGATACGAAGGCGGCCAATGGCTTTGCCTCGACCGGCAAGGCGCCACAGTTGCGGATACGCAATGCGCCGCGAACCAATGA
- a CDS encoding type I secretion system permease/ATPase: protein MLGQAFDLEGMRREHLAPGAKATRDDLIRIARKLGFKAGAHKSTVVKLHRLHLPIIGQTKDGGFIVIAQRAEAGVVVGVNGSPPQLWTFAQLEERWTGDVIFVTRRDRLLSDSMRFGLSWFWPVVKRFRRILAEVILVSLFIQLVGLVAPLFSQVVIDKVIVHRGLTTLEVLVVGLLCINVADVLLNWLRTYTFSHTTSRMDAILGSHLFNHLLALPIAYFESRQTGQTVARVRELENVRQFLTGSALTSMMDVIFSLIFIAVMFWYNVTLTWVVIASIPFYILISASVSPALKARVQEKFQRSAANQSMLVESLTGIQTIKAMAVEPQSRRRWEEQLAAYISASLRVVTLGTAGSQMVGLVGKVTSTALLWFGAHAVIAGSMTIGEFVAFNMFANQISGPVLRLAQLWQDLQQFRLSIDRLGDIINTPVERGRGGATINPPPVRGQVRMENVSFRYQPGAPEALKHLSLGINPGEVIGLVGRSGSGKSTLTKLLQRLYVPEAGRIFVDGIDIALVDPAWLRRQIGVVLQENVLFNRSIRENIALADPSMGIERVIAAAQLAGAHEFISELPRGYDTVLEERGANLSGGQRQRIAIARALVTNPRVLIFDEATSALDYESERIIQNNMRFICQGRTVLIVAHRLSTVRHANRIVVMDKGTLAEQGTHESLIAQNGLYANLVRQAEG, encoded by the coding sequence ATGCTCGGCCAGGCGTTCGACCTCGAGGGGATGCGGCGCGAGCATCTGGCGCCCGGCGCCAAGGCGACCCGCGACGATCTCATCCGTATCGCGCGCAAGCTCGGCTTCAAGGCCGGCGCCCATAAATCCACGGTCGTGAAGCTGCACCGCCTGCATCTGCCGATTATCGGCCAAACCAAGGATGGCGGTTTCATCGTCATCGCGCAGCGGGCCGAAGCCGGTGTCGTCGTCGGCGTGAACGGCAGCCCGCCGCAATTATGGACCTTTGCGCAGCTCGAGGAACGGTGGACGGGCGACGTCATCTTCGTCACGCGGCGCGATCGGCTGCTCTCGGATTCGATGCGCTTCGGCCTGTCGTGGTTCTGGCCCGTGGTCAAGCGCTTCCGCCGCATTCTGGCGGAAGTCATTCTGGTCTCGCTTTTCATTCAGCTCGTCGGTCTCGTCGCACCGCTATTCAGTCAGGTCGTGATCGATAAGGTGATCGTCCATCGTGGTCTGACGACGCTCGAAGTGCTGGTGGTCGGCCTTTTGTGCATCAATGTCGCCGACGTGCTGCTGAATTGGCTGCGGACCTATACGTTCTCGCACACCACAAGCCGGATGGATGCGATTCTGGGATCCCATCTGTTCAACCATCTGCTGGCGCTGCCGATCGCCTATTTCGAGAGCCGGCAGACCGGCCAGACGGTGGCACGGGTGCGCGAGCTTGAAAACGTGCGGCAATTCCTCACCGGTTCGGCGCTCACCTCCATGATGGATGTGATTTTCAGCCTGATCTTCATCGCGGTGATGTTCTGGTACAATGTCACGCTCACCTGGGTCGTGATCGCGTCGATCCCGTTCTACATCCTCATTTCAGCGTCGGTCTCGCCCGCCTTGAAAGCGCGGGTGCAGGAGAAATTCCAACGGTCGGCGGCCAACCAGTCGATGCTGGTGGAAAGCCTGACCGGCATTCAGACAATCAAGGCCATGGCGGTGGAGCCGCAGTCGCGCCGCCGGTGGGAAGAGCAATTGGCCGCCTATATCAGCGCGTCCTTGCGGGTCGTGACGCTCGGCACGGCGGGGTCGCAAATGGTCGGCCTCGTCGGCAAAGTGACGAGCACGGCGCTGTTGTGGTTCGGCGCCCATGCGGTGATCGCGGGGTCGATGACCATTGGCGAATTTGTCGCCTTCAATATGTTCGCCAATCAGATCAGCGGGCCGGTGCTGCGCCTCGCCCAGCTCTGGCAGGATTTGCAGCAATTCCGGCTGTCGATCGACCGGCTGGGCGACATTATCAACACGCCGGTTGAGCGTGGCCGGGGCGGTGCGACGATCAATCCGCCGCCGGTGCGCGGCCAGGTCCGGATGGAGAATGTCAGCTTCCGGTATCAACCCGGCGCGCCGGAGGCGTTGAAACATTTGTCGCTCGGCATCAATCCGGGCGAAGTCATCGGCCTCGTCGGGCGGTCAGGCTCCGGCAAATCGACCCTGACGAAATTGCTGCAGCGTCTCTATGTGCCGGAAGCGGGGCGCATTTTCGTCGACGGCATCGATATTGCGCTGGTCGACCCGGCCTGGCTGCGCCGGCAGATCGGCGTCGTCCTGCAGGAAAACGTGCTCTTCAACCGCTCGATCCGCGAGAATATCGCCCTTGCCGACCCCTCCATGGGAATCGAGCGCGTGATCGCGGCGGCGCAGCTTGCCGGCGCGCATGAGTTCATCTCCGAATTGCCCCGTGGCTACGATACGGTGCTGGAAGAGCGCGGCGCCAACCTCTCCGGCGGCCAGCGCCAGCGCATTGCGATCGCACGCGCGCTCGTGACCAATCCGAGGGTGCTGATTTTCGACGAGGCGACCTCGGCGCTCGATTATGAATCGGAACGGATCATTCAAAACAACATGCGCTTCATCTGCCAGGGCCGCACCGTGCTGATCGTCGCACACCGGCTCTCGACCGTGCGCCATGCCAATCGGATTGTCGTAATGGACAAAGGGACGCTGGCCGAGCAGGGCACGCACGAAAGCCTCATCGCGCAAAACGGCCTCTATGCCAATTTGGTGCGTCAGGCGGAGGGGTAG
- a CDS encoding HlyD family type I secretion periplasmic adaptor subunit yields the protein MQQPAPQPPLPQRPTGKVIPLPKRSAREREFLPAVMELVETPASPTLRSTALLLCAILAAAVLWACIAQVDTVAVAPGKIAPLGQIKVVQPLETSAIRAIHVDDGDHVTAGEALVDLDPTDAKADLATSTYDRNQSALDAEVARVLLTRDPNATFVAPDGVDPVLAEANREQARSEIRKYLALVAGLEADIAQKQAQIDVNNVAIERAKATLPLLTEKDNMAQSLWSKGLGTRQPVLDAQQQLLEKRAEISTGDATSKQIAADIQAAQAKLAEAEAGFLADAADRRTKALQKLAEYNQQIAKAQQREAYRKLVAPVDGTVQAVKIHTPGAVVTTADTLMTIVPDAADSPPGAPAGRPAIAIEVDAMVQNSDIGFIREGQQVEIKVDAFPFTRYGLVKGVVRQLSHDAVQPNAQQQATAEAIAASGGAPQNGANPAGAVPSDLIYPAKITLLTDKIQTETGAQRLQPGMRVSAEIKTGQRRVISYLLSPVIQAVTEAAHER from the coding sequence ATGCAACAACCCGCTCCCCAGCCTCCGCTTCCACAGCGTCCGACGGGCAAGGTGATCCCGTTGCCGAAGCGCAGCGCCCGCGAGCGCGAGTTTCTGCCGGCCGTCATGGAACTCGTCGAAACACCGGCGTCACCGACCTTGCGCTCCACGGCCCTTTTGCTCTGCGCCATTCTCGCAGCGGCGGTCCTGTGGGCTTGTATCGCGCAAGTGGATACGGTCGCCGTCGCTCCTGGCAAGATCGCGCCGCTCGGGCAGATCAAAGTCGTGCAGCCGTTGGAAACCTCCGCCATCCGCGCCATTCATGTCGATGACGGCGATCACGTCACTGCCGGCGAGGCGCTGGTCGATCTCGATCCGACGGACGCCAAGGCCGATCTCGCGACCAGCACCTACGATCGCAATCAGTCGGCACTCGATGCCGAGGTTGCGCGCGTGCTGCTCACACGCGATCCGAATGCGACTTTCGTCGCGCCGGATGGAGTTGACCCGGTGCTGGCCGAAGCCAATCGCGAGCAGGCACGCAGCGAGATTCGCAAATATCTCGCGCTGGTCGCCGGCCTTGAGGCGGATATTGCGCAAAAGCAGGCGCAGATCGACGTCAATAATGTCGCGATCGAGCGGGCAAAGGCGACGCTGCCGCTGCTCACCGAAAAGGACAATATGGCGCAATCCCTGTGGAGCAAGGGGCTCGGGACGCGCCAGCCCGTGCTCGACGCCCAGCAGCAGCTCCTGGAAAAGCGCGCCGAGATTTCGACCGGGGACGCGACCAGCAAACAGATTGCTGCCGACATTCAGGCGGCGCAGGCGAAACTTGCCGAGGCGGAGGCGGGCTTTCTCGCCGATGCGGCCGATCGCCGCACCAAGGCGCTGCAGAAGCTCGCCGAATATAATCAGCAGATCGCCAAGGCGCAGCAGCGCGAGGCCTATCGCAAATTGGTGGCGCCGGTCGATGGCACGGTTCAGGCGGTGAAAATCCACACGCCCGGCGCCGTCGTGACCACCGCCGACACGCTGATGACCATCGTGCCCGATGCGGCGGATTCGCCGCCTGGTGCGCCAGCGGGTAGGCCAGCCATCGCCATCGAAGTCGATGCCATGGTGCAAAATTCCGACATCGGTTTCATCCGCGAAGGGCAACAGGTCGAAATCAAGGTCGACGCTTTTCCCTTCACCCGATACGGGCTGGTGAAAGGCGTGGTCCGGCAACTCAGCCATGATGCCGTGCAGCCGAATGCCCAGCAGCAGGCGACCGCGGAAGCAATCGCGGCATCCGGCGGCGCGCCGCAGAACGGGGCGAATCCGGCGGGAGCAGTGCCGAGCGATCTGATTTATCCGGCCAAGATCACGCTGCTCACCGACAAGATCCAGACCGAGACTGGGGCACAGCGGCTGCAACCCGGCATGCGCGTCTCGGCCGAAATTAAGACCGGTCAACGCCGCGTGATCAGCTACCTATTGTCGCCGGTCATTCAGGCAGTTACCGAAGCGGCGCATGAGCGATAA